The following proteins come from a genomic window of Oikeobacillus pervagus:
- the gcvT gene encoding glycine cleavage system aminomethyltransferase GcvT: MSTLERTPVFELYKEYGAKTIDFGGWELPVQFSSIKEEHEAVRKRAGLFDVSHMGEITVRGKDSLPFLQKMMTNDISRVKPQGAIYTAMCDEKGGTVDDLIIYMLDEQDYLLVVNAANTEKDFRWLSKHQEGEVEIQNASNQWGQLALQGPLAEQVLQTLVKDMNLKEIKFFKFKHNVDLNGSKVLLSRTGYTGEDGFEIYCRSEDAPKLWKDILEAGKTQDVLPCGLGARDTLRFEAGLPLYGQELSADISPLEAGIGFAVKTEKEVDFIGKKALKEQKENGLERKLVGIEMVERGIPRHGYPVLSEEKEIGFVTTGTQSPTLKKNIGLALVQAEKAQLEKEIQVEIRKKRVTAKIIPTPFYKRSK; encoded by the coding sequence TTGACTTCGGGGGATGGGAGCTACCAGTACAATTTTCGAGTATTAAAGAGGAACATGAGGCTGTAAGAAAGAGAGCGGGTTTATTCGATGTATCACATATGGGGGAAATTACAGTAAGAGGGAAGGATAGTCTACCATTTTTACAAAAAATGATGACGAATGATATCTCTCGTGTAAAGCCACAAGGGGCCATTTACACTGCCATGTGTGATGAAAAGGGCGGTACAGTAGATGATTTAATTATTTATATGCTTGATGAACAGGATTACCTATTAGTCGTCAATGCCGCAAATACCGAAAAAGATTTCCGGTGGTTATCGAAGCACCAAGAAGGTGAAGTAGAAATTCAAAATGCTTCGAATCAATGGGGACAATTGGCCTTACAAGGTCCTTTAGCTGAGCAGGTTTTACAAACTCTCGTGAAGGACATGAATCTAAAAGAAATTAAGTTCTTTAAGTTTAAACATAATGTCGACCTAAATGGATCAAAGGTGCTCCTTTCTCGTACAGGCTACACAGGAGAAGATGGATTTGAAATTTACTGCCGAAGTGAAGATGCACCAAAACTTTGGAAGGATATTTTAGAAGCTGGGAAGACTCAAGATGTTCTACCTTGTGGTTTGGGGGCACGGGATACTCTGCGGTTTGAAGCAGGTCTTCCGTTGTATGGGCAAGAGCTTTCTGCTGATATATCCCCACTTGAAGCAGGAATCGGTTTTGCTGTAAAGACCGAAAAAGAAGTAGACTTTATAGGGAAAAAAGCGTTAAAAGAGCAAAAAGAAAATGGTTTAGAGCGGAAGTTAGTAGGGATTGAAATGGTGGAAAGAGGGATTCCTCGACACGGCTATCCCGTTTTAAGTGAAGAAAAGGAAATTGGTTTTGTCACAACAGGGACACAGTCACCTACATTAAAGAAAAATATTGGGTTGGCCCTGGTTCAAGCTGAAAAAGCCCAATTAGAGAAAGAAATCCAAGTTGAAATCCGCAAAAAGCGGGTAACAGCCAAAATTATCCCAACACCATTTTATAAAAGATCTAAATAA
- the gcvPA gene encoding aminomethyl-transferring glycine dehydrogenase subunit GcvPA, producing the protein MKHRYLPMTETDQKEMLDAIGVSSVEELFQDIPEEVRFKGEYNIKPAKSEAALKKELAQLASKNIHTKQVPSFLGAGVYDHYIPSIVDHVISRSEFYTAYTPYQPEISQGELQAIFEFQTMICELTGMDVANSSMYDGSTALAEAAMLSAGQTKRKKVLVSKAVHPESRAILNTYAKGQNIEIQEVPHSEGVTDLSKLSEMIDEDTAAVIIQYPNFFGRIESLQEIEKVIHEKKSLFVVSSNPLALGALTPPGKLGADIVIGDAQPFGIPASFGGPHCGYFAVTKKLMRKVPGRLVGQTVDENGTRGFVLTLQAREQHIRRDKATSNICSNQALNALAASVAMTALGKKGLKEMSIQNIQKAHYAKTLLKAQGFDIAFDGPSFNEFVVKLDKPVSEINKQLLTKGMIGGYDLGRDDGDLEQHMLVAVTELRTKEEIDLFVKELGDGHE; encoded by the coding sequence ATGAAGCATCGTTATTTACCAATGACTGAAACAGATCAAAAAGAAATGTTAGATGCCATCGGAGTTTCTTCCGTTGAAGAGCTTTTTCAAGATATTCCGGAAGAAGTTCGTTTTAAGGGTGAGTATAATATCAAGCCTGCAAAATCGGAAGCTGCACTAAAAAAAGAGTTGGCTCAATTAGCTAGTAAAAATATCCATACAAAACAAGTACCGTCTTTTTTAGGAGCAGGGGTGTATGATCATTATATTCCATCCATTGTCGATCATGTCATTTCACGCTCAGAATTTTACACAGCTTATACTCCATACCAACCGGAAATTTCCCAAGGTGAGTTACAAGCTATTTTTGAATTTCAAACGATGATTTGTGAATTAACGGGAATGGATGTAGCCAATTCATCTATGTATGACGGTAGTACTGCATTAGCTGAAGCAGCGATGTTAAGTGCGGGTCAAACGAAGCGAAAAAAAGTACTAGTATCAAAAGCAGTCCATCCAGAATCACGTGCTATTTTAAATACGTATGCGAAAGGTCAAAATATTGAAATTCAAGAAGTTCCCCATTCTGAGGGTGTGACGGATTTATCGAAATTGAGTGAGATGATTGATGAGGATACTGCAGCTGTCATTATTCAATATCCAAACTTCTTTGGGCGAATTGAATCATTACAAGAGATTGAAAAAGTGATTCATGAAAAAAAATCATTGTTTGTTGTGTCCTCTAACCCATTAGCATTAGGCGCCTTAACACCACCAGGAAAACTCGGTGCAGATATTGTCATCGGCGATGCTCAGCCATTCGGGATTCCTGCATCATTTGGGGGGCCACATTGTGGATATTTCGCCGTCACTAAAAAGCTTATGAGGAAAGTCCCTGGCCGTCTTGTCGGTCAAACCGTAGATGAAAATGGAACTCGTGGGTTTGTGTTGACATTACAAGCGAGAGAACAGCATATTCGTCGAGATAAAGCAACTTCTAATATATGCTCAAATCAGGCATTAAACGCCTTAGCTGCAAGTGTTGCCATGACGGCTCTTGGAAAAAAAGGATTAAAAGAAATGTCCATTCAAAATATCCAAAAGGCTCATTATGCAAAGACGTTATTAAAGGCTCAAGGATTCGACATTGCTTTTGATGGTCCATCATTCAATGAATTTGTCGTTAAATTAGATAAGCCTGTAAGTGAAATCAATAAACAGTTACTAACTAAAGGGATGATTGGCGGTTATGACCTCGGTCGTGATGATGGTGATTTGGAACAACATATGTTAGTTGCTGTGACAGAACTGAGAACGAAAGAAGAAATTGACTTATTTGTTAAGGAATTGGGGGATGGCCATGAATAA